The following proteins are encoded in a genomic region of Coffea eugenioides isolate CCC68of chromosome 6, Ceug_1.0, whole genome shotgun sequence:
- the LOC113775018 gene encoding probable small nuclear ribonucleoprotein G encodes MSRSGQPPDLKKYMDKKLQIKLNANRMVVGTLRGFDQFMNLVVDDTVEVNGNDKIKIGMVVVRGNSVVTVEALEPVARAQ; translated from the exons ATGAGTCGATCGGGCCAACCCCCGGATCTGAAGAA GTACATGGACAAAAAACTCCAGA TCAAGTTGAATGCCAACCGCATGGTGGTTGGAACACTTCGGGGTTTTGATCAGTTCATGAACCTGGTGGTTGATGACACAGTGGAAGTGAATGGCAATGATAAGATTAAGATAGGGATGGTT GTTGTCAGAGGAAATAGTGTAGTCACTGTTGAAGCACTCGAACCAGTTGCCAGAGCACAGTGA
- the LOC113775015 gene encoding uncharacterized protein LOC113775015 isoform X2, producing the protein MKNSSDEAKVSTLVHTFSWSNCCCYKGTKGKTVHSQAKAKTMQKLSFGHDRRKCTKVCTDAYETHNYDHVGAPNYVENVNLNLIGSSDGLLQSDSQHGCNKELMDSNWFQIIPPGQALMWACNPSLIQSHVQNTSLLGDEKYSVNEPDFSQDH; encoded by the exons ATGAAAAATAGCAGTGACGAG GCAAAGGTTTCCACTTTGGTCCATACTTTCTCTTGGTCCAATTGTTGTTGCTACAAAGGGACAAAAGGCAAAACAGTCCACTCACAAGCGAAAGCGAAGACGATGCAAAAATT GTCATTTGGACATGATAGACGAAAATGTACTAAAGTGTGCACAGATGCATATGAAACTCACAATTATGATCATGTTGGGGCACCCAATTATGTTGAGAATGTAAATTTGAATCTGATAGGATCATCCGATGGCCTATTGCAATCAGATTCACAGCATGGATGCAATAAGGAATTAATGGATAGTAATTGGTTTCAGATCATTCCTCCTGGTCAG GCATTAATGTGGGCATGCAATCCTTCATTAATCCAAAGTCATGTACAAAACACTAGCTTGTTAGGAGATGAAAAGTATTCAG TGAATGAACCAGATTTCAGCCAAGACCATTAA
- the LOC113775011 gene encoding uncharacterized protein LOC113775011, with the protein MSEQESLSSPMPRVLEPKSRPAGGTEQSWCKAVPGGTGITVLALLLSKAPDVPFLQTTLRNLQNTHPILKSKLHYDSTSTTYSYIIPSTPQLQIQPFDLASTSEILRGLTRSNSSTISTSDFRLILEHELNRIVWPNPDPSSEADDVDLFFASVYTLSDDKWVVALRLHTSVCDRTTAVSLLRELLKLMSADNGEGTQKEIDEELLEVRLGIEDYVPSGKGNKPFWARGVDMLGYSLNSFRLSNLTFQDTGLPRSSQVIRLQINADVTQKLISGCQARNIKLCGLLAAAALIAAHSAKCFPDDHWEKYAVVTLIDCRSLLDPVLENNDHGFYHSAILNSHDIEGGENLWELAERTHASYNNAKNNNKHFSDMPDVNFLMCKAIENPGLTPSSSLRTALISVFEDPVIDHSNQLHQRVGLEDYVGCASSHGVGPSIALFDTIRDGQLDCACVYPSPLHSRDQMHELIGEMRRILVEASNGIDTS; encoded by the exons ATGTCTGAGCAGGAGAGCCTTAGCAGCCCAATGCCACGAGTACTTGAACCCAAGAGCCGCCCGGCCGGCGGCACGGAGCAAAGTTGGTGCAAAGCCGTTCCAGGCGGCACCGGCATCACGGTTTTGGCTCTACTCCTCTCAAAAGCCCCAGATGTCCCATTTCTCCAAACTACCCTCCGCAACCTCCAAAACACCCATCCCATCCTCAAATCAAAACTCCACTACGACTCCACTTCCACCACTTACTCCTACATCATCCCCTCAACTCCTCAGCTCCAAATCCAACCGTTCGATCTTGCATCGACGTCTGAGATTCTCCGAGGCCTCACTCGTTCAAACAGTAGCACTATCTCCACCTCAGACTTCCGCCTGATCCTCGAGCACGAGCTAAATCGAATCGTCTGGCCAAATCCCGACCCTTCATCAGAAGCTGATGATGTGGATCTATTCTTTGCCAGCGTGTACACTTTGAGCGATGACAAGTGGGTCGTGGCCCTCCGGCTTCACACGTCGGTATGCGACCGTACCACCGCGGTGTCACTGCTGAGGGAGTTGCTGAAGCTGATGTCTGCGGACAATGGGGAAGGGACGCAAAAGGAAATTGACGAGGAATTATTGGAGGTTAGATTGGGGATCGAAGACTACGTGCCGAGTGGGAAGGGTAATAAGCCATTTTGGGCCCGGGGAGTGGACATGCTTGGATACTCGTTGAATTCATTCAGGCTGTCAAATTTAACATTCCAGGACACTGGCTTGCCCAGATCTTCACAGGTCATAAGGTTGCAAATCAATGCGGATGTcactcaaaaactcatttct GGATGCCAAGCTAGGAACATAAAATTGTGCGGGCTGTTGGCGGCTGCTGCCCTAATTGCTGCCCATTCCGCAAAATGCTTTCCAGACGATCACTGGGAAAAGTACGCAGTGGTCACACTTATTGACTGTCGTTCGCTTCTGGATCCAGTACTCGAAAACAACGATCACG GGTTTTATCATTCTGCCATCTTAAACTCGCACGACATTGAGGGCGGAGAGAATTTGTGGGAGCTGGCGGAGAGAACCCACGCATCCTATAACAATGCTAAAAACAACAATAAGCACTTCTCAGACATGCCCGACGTCAACTTTCTAATGTGCAAGGCCATAGAAAACCCGGGTTTGACTCCATCTTCATCCTTGAGAACTGCCCTGATATCCGTTTTTGAGGACCCTGTCATCGATCATTCTAACCAGCTCCACCAAAGGGTTGGATTGGAAGACTACGTCGGTTGCGCCTCGTCTCACGGGGTAGGCCCTTCAATTGCATTATTTGATACCATAAGAGACGGACAACTGGACTGTGCATGTGTGTATCCATCGCCTTTGCACTCCAGGGATCAAATGCATGAGCTGATCGGCGAAATGAGAAGGATTCTTGTGGAGGCAAGCAACGGCATAGACACCAGCTAA
- the LOC113775015 gene encoding uncharacterized protein LOC113775015 isoform X1 — MKNSSDEAKVSTLVHTFSWSNCCCYKGTKGKTVHSQAKAKTMQKLSFGHDRRKCTKVCTDAYETHNYDHVGAPNYVENVNLNLIGSSDGLLQSDSQHGCNKELMDSNWFQIIPPGQALMWACNPSLIQSHVQNTSLLGDEKYSACLEKSLVIKFQILLASKCSWVCKPEMSIQTEAFDSDIRALDAGDQILKSSY, encoded by the exons ATGAAAAATAGCAGTGACGAG GCAAAGGTTTCCACTTTGGTCCATACTTTCTCTTGGTCCAATTGTTGTTGCTACAAAGGGACAAAAGGCAAAACAGTCCACTCACAAGCGAAAGCGAAGACGATGCAAAAATT GTCATTTGGACATGATAGACGAAAATGTACTAAAGTGTGCACAGATGCATATGAAACTCACAATTATGATCATGTTGGGGCACCCAATTATGTTGAGAATGTAAATTTGAATCTGATAGGATCATCCGATGGCCTATTGCAATCAGATTCACAGCATGGATGCAATAAGGAATTAATGGATAGTAATTGGTTTCAGATCATTCCTCCTGGTCAG GCATTAATGTGGGCATGCAATCCTTCATTAATCCAAAGTCATGTACAAAACACTAGCTTGTTAGGAGATGAAAAGTATTCAG CTTGCTTGGAAAAAAGTTTGGTGATCAAATTTCAGATATTGTTAGCATCCAAGTGCTCTTGGGTTTGTAAACCAGAAATGTCAATCCAAACTGAAGCTTTTGATAGTGATATCAGAGCCCTTGATGCTGGTGATCAAATTCTCAAATCAAGTTACTAG
- the LOC113775013 gene encoding 1-aminocyclopropane-1-carboxylate oxidase homolog 1-like isoform X2 — translation MVASERNDVNHETEAEYDRKREIKAFDDTKAGVKGLVDAGITEVPRMFIGPPEDLNASSNSNSEQHEFPVIDLHGIHEDAAQRKETVEKVREASGTWGFFQVINHGIPDDVLEEMLNGVRRFYEQDTEVKKPWYTREPGSRRVVYNSNFDLYSAPVTNWRDTLTCAMAPNPPSPEDLPSVCSEILLKYSEEVTKLGYSLFELLSEALGLDPNHLKDMDCAEGLIVLCHYYPACPQPELTLGASKHEDDDFLTVLLQDHVGGLQVLYGNQWIDVPPTPGALVVNIGDLLQASWCPMTSSSVLSIEY, via the exons ATGGTCGCTTCTGAGAGAAATGATGTTAACCATGAAACTGAAGCAGAGTACGACAGGAAGCGTGAAATAAAAGCGTTTGATGACACCAAAGCTGGTGTTAAGGGACTTGTTGATGCTGGCATCACGGAAGTCCCTCGAATGTTCATTGGACCACCAGAAGACTTGAACGCTTCTAGTAATTCCAATAGCGAGCAGCATGAGTTTCCGGTCATTGACTTACATGGCATCCACGAAGATGCGGCCCAGCGGAAGGAGACGGTTGAAAAAGTCCGTGAAGCATCAGGAACATGGGGTTTCTTCCAAGTGATCAATCATGGGATCCCTGATGATGTTCTTGAGGAGATGCTAAATGGTGTACGCAGATTCTACGAGCAAGATACTGAAGTCAAAAAGCCATGGTACACAAGAGAGCCCGGATCAAGAAGAGTCGTGTACAATAGCAATTTTGACTTGTACAGTGCACCAGTAACTAACTGGAGAGATACATTAACCTGCGCCATGGCTCCTAATCCTCCAAGTCCTGAAGACTTGCCTTCAGTCTGCAG TGAAATTTTACTCAAGTACTCAGAGGAAGTAACGAAATTGGGATATTCTCTGTTTGAATTACTCTCGGAGGCTCTTGGACTTGATCCAAATCATCTGAAGGACATGGATTGTGCGGAGGGGCTTATTGTTTTGTGCCATTACTATCCAGCATGCCCACAACCAGAATTGACATTAGGCGCCAGCAAACATGAAGACGATGACTTTCTCACTGTGCTTCTCCAGGATCATGTAGGAGGTCTTCAGGTTCTTTACGGGAACCAGTGGATCGATGTTCCTCCAACACCTGGAGCTCTTGTAGTCAATATTGGGGACCTTCTACAGGCAAG CTGGTGTCCAATGACAAGTTCCTCAGTGCTCAGCATCGAGTACTAG
- the LOC113775013 gene encoding 1-aminocyclopropane-1-carboxylate oxidase homolog 1-like isoform X1, with translation MVASERNDVNHETEAEYDRKREIKAFDDTKAGVKGLVDAGITEVPRMFIGPPEDLNASSNSNSEQHEFPVIDLHGIHEDAAQRKETVEKVREASGTWGFFQVINHGIPDDVLEEMLNGVRRFYEQDTEVKKPWYTREPGSRRVVYNSNFDLYSAPVTNWRDTLTCAMAPNPPSPEDLPSVCSEILLKYSEEVTKLGYSLFELLSEALGLDPNHLKDMDCAEGLIVLCHYYPACPQPELTLGASKHEDDDFLTVLLQDHVGGLQVLYGNQWIDVPPTPGALVVNIGDLLQLVSNDKFLSAQHRVLANRVGPRVSVASFFTTYLRPSTKLYGPIKELLSENDPPKYRETTIKDYSAYFDAKGLDGTSPLLHYRL, from the exons ATGGTCGCTTCTGAGAGAAATGATGTTAACCATGAAACTGAAGCAGAGTACGACAGGAAGCGTGAAATAAAAGCGTTTGATGACACCAAAGCTGGTGTTAAGGGACTTGTTGATGCTGGCATCACGGAAGTCCCTCGAATGTTCATTGGACCACCAGAAGACTTGAACGCTTCTAGTAATTCCAATAGCGAGCAGCATGAGTTTCCGGTCATTGACTTACATGGCATCCACGAAGATGCGGCCCAGCGGAAGGAGACGGTTGAAAAAGTCCGTGAAGCATCAGGAACATGGGGTTTCTTCCAAGTGATCAATCATGGGATCCCTGATGATGTTCTTGAGGAGATGCTAAATGGTGTACGCAGATTCTACGAGCAAGATACTGAAGTCAAAAAGCCATGGTACACAAGAGAGCCCGGATCAAGAAGAGTCGTGTACAATAGCAATTTTGACTTGTACAGTGCACCAGTAACTAACTGGAGAGATACATTAACCTGCGCCATGGCTCCTAATCCTCCAAGTCCTGAAGACTTGCCTTCAGTCTGCAG TGAAATTTTACTCAAGTACTCAGAGGAAGTAACGAAATTGGGATATTCTCTGTTTGAATTACTCTCGGAGGCTCTTGGACTTGATCCAAATCATCTGAAGGACATGGATTGTGCGGAGGGGCTTATTGTTTTGTGCCATTACTATCCAGCATGCCCACAACCAGAATTGACATTAGGCGCCAGCAAACATGAAGACGATGACTTTCTCACTGTGCTTCTCCAGGATCATGTAGGAGGTCTTCAGGTTCTTTACGGGAACCAGTGGATCGATGTTCCTCCAACACCTGGAGCTCTTGTAGTCAATATTGGGGACCTTCTACAG CTGGTGTCCAATGACAAGTTCCTCAGTGCTCAGCATCGAGTACTAGCCAATCGTGTTGGTCCCAGGGTATCAGTGGCATCCTTCTTTACCACATATCTCCGGCCATCTACAAAGCTCTACGGACCTATTAAGGAGTTGCTCTCAGAAAATGATCCACCCAAGTACCGGGAAACCACAATTAAGGATTATTCAGCCTACTTCGACGCCAAGGGACTCGATGGAACTTCTCCTTTGCTGCACTACCGGCTGTAA
- the LOC113775017 gene encoding auxin-responsive protein SAUR50 → MQASPQENSLPLASISLSNRSSSFNPNTLSKFKGMMWGKKIGSVKKLARRAKSIKKVQREPSQQEHLLMGNCEAEESSPSTTPTGTFALYVGEARQRFVVPTGHLSHPLFKMLLEKAYDEFGFDQRNGLVVPCSVTAFQGVLSAVECCNGKFDFGDLVQEFI, encoded by the coding sequence ATGCAAGCTTCTCCTCAAGAAAATTCTCTTCCTTTAGCATCAATCTCACTGTCCAACCGTTCTTCTTCCTTCAACCCTAATACACTTTCTAAGTTCAAAGGCATGATGTGGGGAAAGAAGATTGGATCGGTGAAGAAATTAGCCAGAAGGGCCAAGTCAATCAAGAAAGTTCAGCGTGAGCCATCACAACAAGAGCATTTGCTTATGGGCAATTGTGAAGCTGAAGAATCATCACCTTCGACAACACCAACAGGAACATTTGCTTTGTATGTAGGAGAAGCCCGACAAAGATTCGTGGTACCAACCGGCCACCTCTCTCACCCTCTTTTTAAGATGTTGTTAGAGAAAGCATATGATGAATTTGGTTTCGATCAGAGAAATGGTCTGGTGGTACCATGCAGCGTCACTGCATTCCAAGGGGTGTTAAGTGCCGTCGAATGCTGCAACGGCAAGTTTGATTTTGGAGATTTGGTGCAGGAGTTCATATAA